One window of the Hyperolius riggenbachi isolate aHypRig1 chromosome 5, aHypRig1.pri, whole genome shotgun sequence genome contains the following:
- the LOC137519356 gene encoding paraneoplastic antigen Ma1 homolog — MDSRAAGRWCENHQAAVGHCLVLELPGPDWTDAQIREVAERLPISGRGFLLDSTTDPSGPTQFALLEWKTHVLHDKMPTTLTTPGGQLVQVTIPKGAAEVEAEVMGPLSEPAIDQEKNCIGPEVLEALGNLLTKCRSPDYSLASWGYRKLRLFSGKVPTPPGEEDFEAWMDQATRVLEEWDVPEISKKQRIIESLKGPAADTVRNLKMSQSDCTAQDYLDALYSVFGKIDKPTDLLYQFEHTYQRVGEKLSSYVRRLDRLLHQLVLSKGIDSKQVDQARIRQIQEGSQALDPVVFKLHLGDQVEVPSYPQLIKKIREEEDQSACGKPLW, encoded by the coding sequence ATGGATTCAAGAGCTGCAGGAAGATGGTGTGAGAACCACCAAGCTGCCGTGGGACACTGTTTAGTCCTAGAGTTGCCAGGGCCTGACTGGACTGATGCACAGATCAGGGAAGTGGCTGAAAGACTACCAATATCTGGTCGAGGGTTCCTGTTAGATAGTACAACAGACCCAAGTGGACCAACTCAATTTGCCCTGCTAGAGTGGAAGACCCATGTCCTCCATGACAAGATGCCTACAACCCTCACAACTCCAGGGGGTCAGTTAGTTCAAGTGACCATTCCAAAAGGTGCAGCAGAAGTGGAAGCTGAAGTTATGGGGCCATTATCTGAGCCTGCCATTGATCAAGAGAAGAACTGTATTGGGCCAGAAGTCCTTGAAGCATTAGGAAACCTACTGACAAAGTGTAGATCTCCTGACTATTCGCTAGCAAGCTGGGGGTACAGGAAGTTACGGTTGTTCTCTGGTAAAGTACCCACTCCCCCTGGTGAAGAAGATTTTGAGGCATGGATGGACCAAGCCACTCGGGTACTGGAAGAATGGGATGTTCCTGAAATAAGCAAGAAGCAGAGGATTATAGAAAGCTTGAAAGGTCCAGCAGCTGACACTGTCCGAAATTTGAAGAtgagccaatctgattgcactgcACAGGATTATCTTGATGCATTGTATAGTGTGTTTGGGAAGATTGATAAGCCCACTGATTTACTGTACCAATTTGAACACACCTACCAGAGGGTAGGAGAAAAGCTGTCAAGTTATGTAAGGCGACTAGACCGCCTCCTGCATCAGTTAGTGTTAAGTAAAGGAATAGACTCAAAGCAGGTGGATCAGGCCCGAATCCGTCAAATCCAAGAGGGATCACAAGCTCTTGACCCAGTGGTGTTCAAGTTACACTTGGGGGATCAAGTGGAGGTGCCAAGCTATCCTCAACTGATTAAGAAAATTCGGGAAGAGGAAGACCAATCAGCTTGTGGAAAACCACTTTGGTAA